In the genome of bacterium, the window GCTTCGGCCAGACCGGCCTCGAGGAACCGATCGCCTGCACCGGCCCGATACACATCGAGACAGGCTGCGAGCAAAGCGGCACTGTCATCCAGGAAGGCCGGAACCTTCGCGATGCCTTCGGCGAAGATCCGCAGCAGCCGACCCTCCTCGTCGCGGGTCCGGGTGAGGAGGAAGTCCACGGTTTCGGTGGCTGCCTCCACCAATGCGGGTTTGCCTAGCACACTGCCTGCGTAGGCCAGACCGCTGGCGGTGAGCGCGTTCCATGCCGTGACGCGTTTGGGGTCGGTCGCGGGGCGGATCCGGCCCTCGCGAATGCGTCGCAGGGTGGCGCGCTCCTCGGCAAGCTCGGTCCGGGCGCCTCGGCGTGTATCCCAGAGCACGTTCTGGCCTTCGAAGTTCCCGGCTTCGGTCACCGCGTAGTGGCGACAGAATGCTTCGGCGCGATCCCGCGGAAGAGCGTCCCGAATCTGCTCGGGGCGCCAGACGTAGAACTTGCCTTCCACGCCCTCGCTGTCTGCATCCTGGCTGGCGTACCAGCCGCCATCCTCGGCGCGCATCTCGCGCTCGAGCCAGTCGGCGGTTTCCAGGATGGGCCAGGTCAGCTTGTCATCACTGCAACCGGTGCGTCGCCAGAGGTCGGCGTAGACCCGCACGAGCTGGCCCTGGTCGTAGAGCATCTTCTCGAAGTGAGGGACGCCCCAATGGGCATCGACGCAGTAGCGGTGGAAGCCGCCGCCGAGCTGGTCGTACAAACCGCGGTGGGCCATTTCCTCGCAGGTCAGACGCAGGAAATCGCGGGCGTCTGCCGCGTCCTCTCCCAGCCGGGATTCGGCCGCGAGGATGAATTCGAGGCGGGGGGGCGTCGGGAACTTCGGGGCATCGCCGAATCCACCGTGTTCGTCGTCGCCCGCCTGAACCATGCTGCGGGCGGTTCGCACGAGTTGGGCGGCTCCGGGAATTTCCACCGCATCGCCCTGGGCGCGTTCTCGGAGGGCTGCGAGGATGCGCTCGGTGGCCCCATCGATCTGGTCGCGTTTTTCCGCCCAGGCCAGGGCCATCGATTCGAGCAGCTGCCGAAACGACGGCAGACCGTGACGCGGCTCGGGCGGGAAGTACGTGCCGGCGTAGAAGGGCTCGCCGTTGGGCTTGCAGAAGACCGTGAGGGGCCAGCCCCCTTGCCCCTGAAGGCGCATGATCGTGTCCATGTAGATCTGGTCGATGTCCGGCCGCTCCTCCCGGTCGACCTTGATGGGGACGAAGGCTTCGTTCATCCGTTCGGCCGTGACAGGGTCCTCGAAGGATTCCCGTTCCATCACGTGGCACCAGTGGCACGCGCTATAGCCGATCGACACCAGCAGAGGCTTGTCTTCCCGGCGGGCCAGGCTCAGGGCCTCATCGCACCAGGGCCACCAATCGACCGGGTTGTGCATATGCTGCCGGAGGTAGGCACTGGTCTCGTTCCCCAGTCGGTTGGGCTTGGGGGTCGTGTCGGAATCGGGGCCAGGCATGGCGGGCGAGTCTAGCTCTATCGGGCCGCTACCCTCCGCTGCCCATGGCTGACATCCTCCTGCATTCGAGTCGCGATCGGTCCCTTCGTCGTAGGCACCCCTGGGTGCTCTCTGGAGCCGTCGCCGGGGTCGATGGGTCCCCCGAGCCCGGAGATCTGGTGCGGGTGCTCTCGGCCGAGGGGGAGGTCCTTGGTCATGGTCACTACTCCCCGCAGTCCCAGATTCGCGTGCGCCTGCTCGAACTGGGCAAGGAAAGCCAAGGAGAGGAGCTGCTAGCCGCCCGGATCAAGGCTGCCGTGGAACGCCGTCGCGCCGACTCGTCTCTCGAGGGTTGCGATGCCATGCGCCTGGTGCACGCCGAGGGCGACGGGTTGCCCGGGCTGGTCGCCGATCGCTACGGCGACACGGTCGTCCTCCGGGTGGGGACTGCCGGGATGGCACGGCGGAGGGAAGCATTGGCCGACGCCCTCGCCGAGGCCGCCGGCGTGGCCTGTGTCTACGAGCGCGGGGATGCCGCGGCGCTTCGGCGAGAAGGTGAGGCCGTCCAGGAAGGCCCGCTCCGTGGCGAGGCGCCCAAGGCGCCGATTGCCATCTCCGAGCGCGGCCGATCCTACCTGGCCGACGTGGTGAACGGGCAGAAGACCGGTTTCTATCTCGACCAGCGGGAAGCCCGCAGCCTGGTCGAACGTCTGGCGCCGGGCCGGCGGGTGCTCGACCTGTTCTGCTACAGCGGTGGCTTCGCCCTGGCGGCGGCCAACGCCGGAGCCCAATCGGTCGTTGCGGTGGATGGCTCGAAGCAGGCACTCACGCTTGGCGAAGCGAGCGGGGCGGACGTGGACTGGGTCAAGGGCGACGCGTTTCGTTTCCTGCGCGCCGCCGAACCGGGTTTCGACCTGCTGGTGATCGATCCTCCGCCCCTGGCCCGTCGCAAGAACGACGTCAAGAAGGCGAGCCGGGGCTACAAGGATCTGGTGATGCACGGCCTTCGCTGTGCGTCGCCGGGAGCACAGCTCCTCGTTTTCGCCTGTTCACATCATGTCGGGCCCGACCTGTTCCGGAAGATCGTGTTTGGCGCGTCGCTGGATGCGGAGCGACCCGTGCGGGTGCTGGGTGAGTTGGGCGCGCCGCCGGATCACCCGGTGGCACTCGACCATCCTGAAGGCCGCTACCTGACGGGTCTCTGGCTCGAGGCGATCGGATGAGTCTGGAGATCTGTGTTGGCCGAGCCCATGCGTTCGTCGAGAAACAGGGTTCTCGCCTCGACCTCCTTTTTCTGGACACGATGCTTCAGGAGCAGCTGGCCGCGGAGCTCCTGGGCAGCCTGGAGGCGCTCCAGGACGCGCGCGGGGCGATCGCAGCCATGGATGGGCCAGGGGGCGAGGCGGATCTTGCCTCGACCGCGAAAGCCCTCGGCCGGTTGGAGACACTAGGCCTCGGTGATCACCCTGTTCCCGAGCGCGCTTGCGTGTTTCTCTG includes:
- a CDS encoding thioredoxin domain-containing protein, which produces MPGPDSDTTPKPNRLGNETSAYLRQHMHNPVDWWPWCDEALSLARREDKPLLVSIGYSACHWCHVMERESFEDPVTAERMNEAFVPIKVDREERPDIDQIYMDTIMRLQGQGGWPLTVFCKPNGEPFYAGTYFPPEPRHGLPSFRQLLESMALAWAEKRDQIDGATERILAALRERAQGDAVEIPGAAQLVRTARSMVQAGDDEHGGFGDAPKFPTPPRLEFILAAESRLGEDAADARDFLRLTCEEMAHRGLYDQLGGGFHRYCVDAHWGVPHFEKMLYDQGQLVRVYADLWRRTGCSDDKLTWPILETADWLEREMRAEDGGWYASQDADSEGVEGKFYVWRPEQIRDALPRDRAEAFCRHYAVTEAGNFEGQNVLWDTRRGARTELAEERATLRRIREGRIRPATDPKRVTAWNALTASGLAYAGSVLGKPALVEAATETVDFLLTRTRDEEGRLLRIFAEGIAKVPAFLDDSAALLAACLDVYRAGAGDRFLEAGLAEADEIVARFFDPDEGDLFLTPSDGEPLPHRPRSDPDGATPHSTGLAVLGLLRAASLSGRASLRTTAEQILRGHAFAMEKDPAAFPTLLRAASWAEQDLSCAVIVASGDAPGTAALASAARRSLEPDESVVLIAGAYVPGLDTAWAQGRGAVDGRPTAYVCRGRTCSLPITEPADLVSARLKTPR
- a CDS encoding class I SAM-dependent rRNA methyltransferase is translated as MADILLHSSRDRSLRRRHPWVLSGAVAGVDGSPEPGDLVRVLSAEGEVLGHGHYSPQSQIRVRLLELGKESQGEELLAARIKAAVERRRADSSLEGCDAMRLVHAEGDGLPGLVADRYGDTVVLRVGTAGMARRREALADALAEAAGVACVYERGDAAALRREGEAVQEGPLRGEAPKAPIAISERGRSYLADVVNGQKTGFYLDQREARSLVERLAPGRRVLDLFCYSGGFALAAANAGAQSVVAVDGSKQALTLGEASGADVDWVKGDAFRFLRAAEPGFDLLVIDPPPLARRKNDVKKASRGYKDLVMHGLRCASPGAQLLVFACSHHVGPDLFRKIVFGASLDAERPVRVLGELGAPPDHPVALDHPEGRYLTGLWLEAIG